DNA sequence from the Trypanosoma brucei gambiense DAL972 chromosome 9, complete sequence genome:
tgatttGCTCTATGCACCTGCTCTCTCTCTTGTTCATTCCCTTTGGATTCACCGCACCACTTTGGCTACTGGTACGTCGCCGCGACGCATACAattaagagaaaaacaaaataaaaatatacggCACTATGGCGAAAAAAGGTGCACTGACTCAGCAACACATGTACACGCATAATCAAACGCACACAAAATACACTTAAATGATGTGGACGACCATTTCGTGGGATCGTAGAGGACAATATACgcaaaatagaaacaatTAATGGGGAGGAGAAAATGTAGTCGACATTTTACGAAAAGGTGAGATTTATTTTCAGTTGTCGGGCTGTTAAATATATGCAGCTTCCACACGACCCTCTCCCCTTGTGGGACTTGTCTCTGGATTTCACTGCCTctttcaatatatatatatatatgcttgtgtgtttatgtgttttattttaatcgttattattatcatcactgTGTGTTGTGCTTTGCGACTCACACGTGGTTTtatttgttccttttcttacttacttttttttcttgagttttgttattattattattatttttttttttttcgttattcctctctctgtttttttttcgtactgCAGAAAACGGTAGTGAGGAATACAGTGCAAAGGATGGGTGTATATCGCATGTGACCATttggcgtttttttttctttttattcttttcttcaacatATCACTTATTTGTAACGTCATGCAGGGGTAATTTTGTTTGATTCggttttatttatgtatttgctttccttttttcttctttttttttttaaggaaaaaaagtttccatttccatttgtttttgttactttttttttttccagacACCctgtcttcttttcttttttttttttcatatttttgctACTGTGGcagttttgctttttttttttgtgagggaaagggagagatTCTCAGGGTTCGAAGAGAAACACAAGGAGCGATGAAAATGTGTGCGGCTGCGTTTTGAAGGTTTTGTTACACTTTTGTCCTCTTCTTAGTGGTTTAATCactgaaaataaaatagtccTCCCCCCCAGCGCATActcaaatataaatataaacaaatataaacagatataagtatatatatatatatatatatttatttatatatttatttatatatttatttatatacgcTAATTTCAGGTGACAGTTGTCTAGAAGAAACAGACAGGTATATgttcatatttatttatatttatgtgtatgCGCAGTGGAGGCGTAATAAACTTATCTATACTGTCCACGGGAAATGAAAGTGTGAGGGtacacttctttctttccttcccttcggTTTGTgtattgttttcgttttttcttttttttttaaaaaaaagaaaagaaagggggaaacatGTTGAATGTTCGATGgcttattatttttcactcCCCGTTTGGTCTGTTCATTTGAAGGGCTTGCAAGCCAAGTTTGTGATcgcttttgtgtgtttgtgtgggtgTGTATTCATGTGCGTTCAGcaaatattttgtttttctttctttttttatttttgttcatttatcGGTTAcgggaaaacaaaggtgtTGGATAGAAGGTGACAGAGGCAAAAAGCGATGAAACGATGATATCAATCCCTCCTTGCTCTTCCCAATTattaagaaaaagggaagggaaacttaaaacaaaacaaacaaacactgaTTTAATCGCTAACCTCGCATCAAACGCATCCTAGGTGTGTAGCAAGTGTATCTGCACCTCTATAAAATGTCTtaaagtatttttttttaatttaaaataaaaaaagtgtCTTCAttgcattttattttgttttatctcttcgcttttcttctattttatATTATGGTGCAGCGGCAAGGAggaacaccaccaccaccacttccTCCACCAGGTCTCAGCAGCAACGGTAGCGTGGGAGAGAAATTGGGGGacggggaaggaaagaaggaaacttaagcaaaaaaaaaaaaagaaaaaaaagaaaagaagtgaagtgaagtgaaggcCATAAAGGCACAATTTATTGTACAAGaacggaagaaataaaaagcggCGAGGGCTGTAAACCCTCAAGGCGATAACCACAATCGCCAGCATCATATTAACACATACGTGGCCCGGTTGGTTGTGCGGTACGGCTCATTGGCGGGCCAAAGTGTTTgtgagcaaaagaaaaaaaataataaattaaatCAGTGGGAAACGCCGGGTCGTGCAGGTGTGTCCGAGGTTGAGTAAATCAAGGTTTTGAGACAGTGGCGGTGGACAGTgattggaaagaaaaaaggaggagagaaaaaaaaacggcaatcaacaggggaaagaaagagagagggaaggaaggaaaagcggGAGGGGGATCTTCACAAGAGAAAAGTTAGAACCATAGAACCAATAAAACATGACCGAATCTGAGAAAGCCCGTACCGTGACAGGGAGGGGACTCGTGGATTTACCTCAGCGGTTTAGTCAAGTGGACATAACGTACGCGGCATCCACATCCAACCAAACATCCGCTCGAACGGCTGAACCAACAGCTCCGATTCTTACTGACATTGAGATTACTGAAAAGGCTAGTCTGGTAAATGATGTCAAAGGCGCTTACGCCTCAGATGGGTATCCGATATGTTGCTCAGGAAGCAAAACGGGTGGTGCCCTATACGGTGCTTTCGTGGAGCTTCGGAACCCTTCCCTGCATGGTGTAACGTTGCCACCAGCGGAAACTATCGTTGTTGCCAGCACTCCCAGCGACCCCGTTAAGCACTTCACTTCGGGGGGTGAAGGTGGCTCTCATTCAACTAATGGATCCGATGCTGATGGTGTGACTGCGGCGAGTAATATGGTTGACCCTCGCGCAGCCATCCTGCGTATTGTTTGGAAGCGTGGATCACATCTGCTTAATCCACATGCAGCAGAGCACTTGGATCTCCCAATGAAGGAAACACCCACCAAGACTGAGATATCGACATCAAGTGTAGTGCTTCCAAAACTTCCATGCTACGGGATCGAACGGCACCTGCGGCGGTTTCCCGATGGCGTGCACAGTGTGGACACTTCTCCCCGACTGAATGAACTTCTCTTGGATATTCTACCGGGTTCAGTGGGGGATACTGTGAAAACAGCACCACAAGAGCACGAGAAAAAGGCATTTGACGATTTCCCTGATGGGGCAACCAGGGGTGCAAAGAAACGTACAAACAGTAATggcagcaggaaaagcagaaGGAACAATAGATCGAAGGGCAATAATGCAGATATGGATGGAGATGACACATCTCCAGAGGATGGTGGCGGACGGAAGGGGGCGCCGTTACGAGAAAAGGAGCCCATGGGGAATGCACCTGTACAACTAACACTAATAACAGCATGCAGTTTTAACCACCTCACCTTGTATGCTGTACGTCACCAGGCAGGAAATGTATTGGCGTTCGTACCGCTGCAGACCATCATCGCCTCTGTAACGACGCGAAAAATTACCAGtcattgtgtgtttttgctgtCCGTTGATACATACGAGTCCTATGATTCCCCGGGTATGTGTACCTCTGGTGCTTCACCAGTATTGCACGGGGCGGAGAAGAAGGAACCGAAGAGAGGGACCgtgaagcaaaagcaagGCCTTGGCGGTCAAGCGCTCAAAGGAGAAGGTGACAGCACTCCGCCatgtgaagggggaaaggaatttTTGTTTGAACCCGTTCAAGTAGGTGGGGAGAGTTCCGGTGGTGGGGGAGTCATGCGTGTGGCGACCGTCTTTCTTGCGGTGGAGCCCTACTTGTTGCTGGGTAACCAGAGTGGGGATATTATGCTCTTCAGCGTTTTCAAGGGAAAAGTGGTGCAGCGGCTCAACCCTTCTGGACTTCCCAGGTCAGACTCTTTCTTCAGAGGAAGCCAGGAAGATTCGACGGGGTCAAAGCAACTAGTAGGTGCAACTGTCTCGTGCATTGTGGAAATAAGCTGCGGTGCGGAGAAACGATTGACACGTTTAATTAGCAATGCGATTGCATCCCGTGTACGGGGCAGAGATCGTTTTACAGCTCCTTCTGTTGGAGCTGCGGGAACACCACCTTCTGTGTTTGCCGTCGGTTTTGATGACGGTCAGGTGCTGCTTGTGGACGTGACGGCTGAAGGAGCCTGCTTAAGTAAGCGTGTGAGCTCATTCAGCGGGAATCCCATCCACGGGATCGCTATGCGGGCACCTCACTACTTTACAAGGGTATGGACTTCTCAGCAGTACATGAAGGGATATGAAAAGCAACGCTCTCCCATATGCACGGTGTTTACACATGCGGATACCCTTACCTTCAACGAGGACGGTGCCATTGCCGCGGTATCTTCTAATGGCGGTGTCCTGCGTCTCCTGCGAGCACCCGAGATGGATGAGGAAGTGTGCCGATTGGCAACTCTTCACTGTGACACCGCAGGGGATTTCTTGTCTTTGCAGTGGATGTCAAGTTGTGTCGGTACAGCGCTTCTTCCTGATCTCCTCATCGCCACGAGCGAAGATGACAGTATTGGCGTTTACCAGTTTGTGcagtcaaggaattgcacgaCCAGCTTGGTTCGACAAGATGGTTTCACACCTGAGAGACCTAACTTTAATGCAAGTATGGATACTATACATGACAATATTACATTGATCTCACGGCGCTTCTTCCATCACTCTTGGGTAGTTAATCTTACCACGATGCAGCGCCCCAACGGGAGTCTTCTGATCGCTACATCTTACGATGGTCGGAGTTCCTTCTGGCCAATCAGTTACGGCGGCACCACCGCCACTAATACTCCTGGCGGTTCACTCCCCCGCGGGGGAGGCTCTGAGGTGTCACTCCAAAAGTGCCTATCAGATTATCTTATAAGGGATATGGGTGTTAAGCTCCACAGTTTCGGGCACGTGTTTCCATCCCACCCAGCAGCGTCGTTTGTCCTTCACAAGGGCGACATATCGCGGTGCATCGTTGGTGGGGCTGGGAACAGTTACTTTATAGTTTCATTATGTTTGCAAGGGTTTGTGAAAGTATGGGAGGTGAAATGGAGTGGGGGGTGAGGcagttcatttgttttcgcATGATTTATTCTTTATCGTATCGTCACTCGTTATCTTTATTTCGTTTATTCTAATTGATTAGCGTCCCCTTGTGCGCACGATTCACAGTTACGTATATAAACTACTGTCATCTTTTTGTTCGCATTTCTCATAGTCGTTGTTGCGTGTGCGCCGCGTGTCAGTGACggcgtgtgtatgtatgaTTTCACTGTGTCATTAgatactttcctttccaccatCATTCTGGTTTCATCTTAGGTGAGCCAGCACGCGgacacacaaataaatattgaGGAGAAGTGTGACGGAAGGTCGaatatttctttcttctccattCCTTTCCCATTCCACCAGATTTGTCTTTGTGTAAGGGTGTACTTTATCTCAAGTTACACACGACGCTTAGCTGCGTCACTGTAATTTTACCCAAGTGGTGCTgtggaaaacgaaaagggaaggaacgtagcggaacaaaaaagagatgcaACTCCAAAGGTTGGGTGCTCCACTACTTAAAAGGCTTGTGGGGGGATGCATACGCCAATCAACGGCGCCGATTATGCCAtgtgttgttgttagtgGCTCGGGTGTTTTTTTGACTCCCGTGCGTACTTATATGCCGCTCCCCAATGATCAAAGTGACTTCTCACCGTACATCGAGATTGATTTGCCAAGTGAAAGCCGCATCCAATCACTGCATAAGAGCGGACTTGCGGCACAGGAGTGGGTTGCATGTGAAAAAGTGCATGGGACAAACTTTGGTATCTACTTAATTAACCAGGGAGACCACGAGGTTGTGAGGTTTGCAAAGCGTAGTGGCATCATGGACCCAAATGAGAATTTCTTTGGTTACCACATCCTTATCGACGAGTTCACAGCACAAATTCGTATTCTAAATGACTtattgaaacaaaaatatggaCTGAGCCGTGTTGGGCGTTTGGTGCTCAATGGAGAACTGTTTGGTGCCAAGTATAAGCACCCACTCGTTCCAAAGAGTGAGAAGTGGTGCACGCTACCAAACGGGAAGACGTTCCCTATCGCCGGTGTTCAAATACAGAGGGAACCCTTTCCACAATATAGTCCAGAGCTCCATTTCTTTGCATTTGACATTAAGTACAGTGTGAGTGGCGCGGAAGAGGACTTCGTGCTGCTTGGTTACGACGAGTTCGTCGAGTTTTCTTCCAAAGTGCCTAACCTGTTATACGCGCGGGCTCTTGTTCGTGGGACGTTGGATGAGTGTTTAGCGTTTGATGTGGAGAATTTCATGACACCGCTGCCCGCGTTGCTTGGCTTAGGTAATTACCCCCTTGAGGGGAATTTGGCAGAGGGTGTGGTCATTCGTCACGTACGTCGCGGGGATCCGGCGGTAGAGAAACACAACGTCTCGACTATAATCAAACTCCGCTGCTCCAGTTTCATGGAGTTGAAGCACCCCGGTAAgcagaaggaactgaaggagaCATTTATCGACACGGTACGCTCCGGAGCTCTGCGGCGGGTGCGAGGGAATGTGACCGTTATCTCAGACTCCATGTTGCCTCAGGTGGAGGCAGCGGCCAATGATCTGTTACTAAACAATGTAAGCGATGGCAGGTTGAGCAATGTGCTATCGAAGATTGGTCGTGAACCTCTGCTGTCTGGGGAGGTATCGCAGGTTGATGTGGTGCTTATGCTTGCTAAGGACGCACTGAAAGACTTTCTCAAGGAGGTAGATAGTTTGGTGTTGAACACAACCCTTGCTTTTCGCAAGTTGCTAATCACCAATGTCTACTTCGAGTCTAAGCGGTTAGTGGAGCAAAAGTGGAAGGAACTCATGCAGGAAGAAGCAGCCGCGCAGTCAGAGGCTATTCCACCACTTTCACCGGCTGCCCCCACAAAGGGCGAATGATACTGCAAATTGTTCAATTCGTGGTATCCTGCGAGCGCTCATATGCCTCCTTCCCTACTGCTTTTCAAGATGACGTCTACATCCTAATCATTGCGTGCGGTAGTGATTCACTACGcgtcacacaaacacatcttTTTTGCATAAGGGTAATAAAGCCTTTCACATCGGTTTCTTGGTACTTCCGAGTCCGGGGTTTCCCCAGACCAGTGGAGAAAAAGCACttgtatactttttttttgtttttgcttccacTAGTGTATTCTTCTGTGCAGTGTCATTGTTGATTACTACCCTTCATCCTCTGCGTGAAGTTGCTAGACCGGTGATAAGCTGACTTGAAGAAGGCTTGATATCTGCACCCAccgggaggaagaggggaaaaaaatacataaaagagagaataaggaaagaaacaatagGATAGGGACGTACATAGTTCAGCTAATAACAAAACTGTTGCTACAACTCGCAACGGGGCTCCTCTGCTGTAGAGATCACCGCTTGAGGCGATGCTGGTCGCCACAGCGTCCGTTACATCTCATGGCTGTGCCACCGATCTTTCGACGAAGACAAGATCAGCGTCCGTCACGATGGAAGGTGAAAGTGTTAGGAGTGACGAACGGCATCACGTTAACGTGAGGGGAGATGAGAGCGAAGGTGTAAGTGTGTCTCTACTTTCCACACGTCACACGGTTCACGCTCTCAACAAGCAGTCATCCAGCGCGTGGGTGACGACAAAGCTAGTAGAGCAATGTGTCACGGGCTATCGAGATGCACTCTTGGTCATTCGGGAATATGGACACCGGGTTGAGGGAGAAGGTCTGCATCTCCGGTTGCAACTTGGTGAGGCCCACCGCGAACTTCAAAGTAAAGGTGGGCTGGGGGCCTCTGTTACGCACATTGTCGAGAAGCAGCTCTCGGAACATTTGATGCAAAACGGTAACGCGAACATCTCTCCCCGTTCCGAGTCCTTACGACACCGTCAGATTTTGCGCGACATGAAACACCTAGCACACGGGCTTTTAATACCTCTCGATATCTTCCGGCATCAGCACAACTGGCTGTTAGTGCAAGAGGATGTCCAACTAAGTCTGGCCGATCGACTCCGACACTACCGTGTGGTGGTGCGACAGCCTCCACCACCCGCTTTAGTGGAACGCCTCTGGTTTGACCTCTGGGCGCTTTTGGGCGCAGCGTGGCGGCAGCGCGGACGGCTTCTAGGAGTTTATGCGGAGGGTGTTCTTCCAGTTAATGTGGATGGTGGCACCGCAGTTGTTCCACCGTCAGTTTTGAGCCCCCCATCGCACCGTGAAGCCTATCGTGAGGGGCAACGTGAATACCGCTCCAAGCGGATGGAGGGATCGCCGGCCAGTGGGGTACCGGCGGATGCCGACGATTGTTACGCATTTGGCCCAATTACGCCACATCGAGTGGGAATCATGCCATCGCGCCACTACACCGTCCGATGGCCACTCATGTCAATTTTACGTTCcctgcgtgtgcgtgtggctGGCAAGAAACCGGGGTCGGAGTCCGGAATAAGGATTGCAATGTCAGCAGGGTCACTAGGGGAACCGAAGGATGACCACCAAGAGGAATCTGACAAATGTGCACAGACCTCTCGTGGGtctgatttcttttctccgaGGGTGTCTTGCGGGTCCGTTGGTGGTAGCTCACAGGAATATCCTGCTGCCTTTTTTGACCTATCGTCAGAAGATATCGAAACGTGCCGTGTGCCATACTTGTCCCCAGAGTGCTTCACACAAAGGTTTCGTAGCGCTGGATGCCATTCGAGTGAACCAGTGGAAGTTTCTGTGTCTCATCGGTTCTCTGATGATGTCTGGAACATAGCCGTCCTCACCATAGAATTTATGTTGACTAACTTTCCCCTCGAGCAAAGTTGCTGCCACCACGCGAGTTACCAAGGTTTCAGAACAAGTTTTATATTCGATGATATTATTGAGTTGCTCGTAGTATATCACAACATACCGCTTAGAGCCGCGCAAAACTTCGTTTACGCAGCATTGCACGAGCTTTCACTGCTCGTGTCGGGGGTTGAACAAGTTGGTGTAGACTCAGGTGAAGGTAGCGTACTGACTCCGCGCTGCCTGGCCCAGCAATGGAAGGACTATTTAAGTGAAACGTGTAGTAACAGTACTGTGCTGCGGGAGGTGGTGACAAACGGTTTGCTATGGCTGCGCCGTGAGCGGTGGGAGGTTTTTCAAACTGTTCACTCTCTTGACGATTATAAGGAGGGAGAGTGTGGCAACGGGAGCAACGGGTGTATCGGGGGTGACGACAACGAGAAGAATACCAGCAGCCGGTACGGGGACGGTGCAGCGAAGAGGGTATTGGACACTTTGGTAAGCCCTTATCTGCCGCTGAATCCGGCTCTCTGTTCCGCTGTGTTACGGGAAGGCGGGGAGGCATCTCAAGGCTCACTTAGCATCACGGGTTCGATTCAGCAGTGGTGTGAAAAAGAGGATGCGTTTTGGCATACGCAATTTGATGATCTACAATCGACGGTGCAGAAATGGAGGAAGTGTATTGAACGCTACACGGTGCTCGGTGGTATGAGCGGTAAAGGTAATGAGGCGAGGCAAACTGTTCTTTTCAAGCGTCTCGTTCGGGTCGTACGATCGGTGCTGCAGCTTCAACTCGAGAAGGTAAAGGCTGGTGATCAAACCAAGACCATTCTCCTAAGCAGTGACAGGGAATCCCGCCGTATGCAGCGGGGGGAGGTCCTGAGTCATGCTGTGCAACAGGAGCTTTTGCGTGGCTTAACGGAGCGTGGTGCTCTTTTTATGCACATTTTGGATCTTGTGCCGAATCAATTCGTACCCACCAATTCCACCGTTGCAGGTGATGACCTCACCAGGGTGGTTCCGTTTTGCGGTGTCTTTATGTCCATCTCGCACACTCTTTCGCAGCTGGAGAAGGACATGGCTCAACTTACTGAGTTGTCACCAGCGTCGACGGCGCCCTTCCGTGCCCTTGACACCATTTTGGGAGTGGAGTACAACGCTGCACGTGTGACACACTTATCGGCCTGTCAGTTGAATGAGGAGGCGGATGAGGGGAAATTGAGTATGTTAGAAAATGTTAGGTCTGTCATTCGTCAGTTAGACCTCGACCTGAAGATGCAGGTGAAACTGGTGAAAGATATGAGGTGTCTGATGTGCACCAGCGTTCCCGTGGAAACGCGTGCTTCGCTCGTGCGACAGTACTTACTTCGCACCCAGGCGGCACATGGGACTGTAGAGGTTCCTATTCCAGCTACTCTTCGTGGTGAGATATGGGCCGTCCTTCTGTTGGTGTCCCCGGAACCTGAAGAACGAGCGTCTAGATATTTTGCGCTGGACACGGCGCGACCAACGCCGTGCAACCGTCAGTTATCTGTCGACATCCCACGTTGTCATCAGTATCACCCACTACTGGCATCATCAGATGGTCACGAACGAATGTGGCGTATCATCAAGGCGTGGTTATTGCTGAATCCCGAGCTGTCGTACTGGCAGGGGTTGGATAGCGTCTGTGCTGTTCTGCTTGCCGCGTCTTTCCACGATGAGCCTCTTGTTTTAGCTCAGTTGCAGGAACTGACGCACAACTACATACCGCACGACTTGGCATCCAGAGAGACAGATCTGCCACAGAGTATGGCTGGAAAGTTCCAGTTGTTCGCTGTGCTTCTGCGTTACTGTGATCCGCAACTTGCCACTCACCTCCTCGACACAGTTGAGTGCGGTCCCGAACTATTTGCGGTTGGATGGTTTCTCGCGCTTTTTGCACACGGCTTACCAATGGCGAAAGTATTTCTTTTGTGGGATTTCCTCTTCGTGTATGCTGCCGTTTTCCCACACTGCCTTGCTGTCCTTTGCCTTGCCGTTCTGTTGCAGCACCGCGAGCAGTTGATGTCGCACGACTTCTCTGTATGTGTGGGCGCGCTCAGCCGTGCGAGGGATATTGAAGTGCGGATCGTGTTGTATAACGCCTCACTATTGCTGCGAAGCACACCGCCGTTAGTCGGGGGACCGTGCGCTCCCACAGGCCAGCCCCACAGTAGCAGCAACTCCGTGCCACGCATGAGGGTGCGGACACTTCTTCAGGCATTCCGCCGCGTCCCTTTCGATGAAACGCCGTATGGGGAAGAGTGGACCCGCAACGGATTATTCCTCGTGGATCTACGGGAAACGAGGGGTGGTACAGCAAGCCTTGAGCTGGAAGGAGAGGAGCAGATGTGGTCAACGCAGCGCGAAACGGAGGAGCGTGTTGTTGGAGCTCTGCTCTTTCCACTTGTGTCTTGCCAGCAGGACGGTGCGGAAATAGATGTGATGCAGCAGGAGCTTCAAGGGCGGTTGGCTGTGCAATTGGCTTCTGAACTCTTATCACAAACACGTAACATCGCTTTAGCAGCCGTTCCACCGGTACCGTCGTCGGGGTCGCGACCGAGCGCAGGGATGAGACAGTGTGAAGAAAATCCTGCTGCTGGAACACAGCCAGAGGTCATTGCGAGACACTCAGAATGTCCTCATATTGTACTTTTTACACATTCTTCGAACCTATGTGAGGTGGCCACTTCAGAGTTGCTTGCGAGGGAATTAATGCGTTGCGGTGCACCACATGTTTCAATTTTGCTTGGCGGCTTTGTACAGTTGAAGCGGGAGGCAGCTGATCTCATTGTGGAAATGGTCCCTACTTGAGTGTGTCTGCGTTAcccttttctgttccttttctttttcttttcaaagaCTGCTTGTTTTGTTGCTCCGCTTGATTTTTAATTTCGAACGAAGAAGAGCGTGCACTGTTGACTATTTCCGCCGATACGCCCCCCCCCTACTATAtctgtttcttcatttgcaTTTGTTGTACTCTGCTTCCACGCGTATCGCGCCACATTTAATCCTATGGTCGCAGGTGCCTCCTTGCTTTACTTTCTCACCTCTGTGCACGTTTAatttctttgtgtttgtaaCCCCTATGTTGCCACTTTTACACCAAATGACGGGATCCCCCACGCCGATTCCGGCTCTTTCCCCACCCTCGGTTGGGGCGCCCTATCCATATT
Encoded proteins:
- a CDS encoding GTPase activating protein, putative, producing MLVATASVTSHGCATDLSTKTRSASVTMEGESVRSDERHHVNVRGDESEGVSVSLLSTRHTVHALNKQSSSAWVTTKLVEQCVTGYRDALLVIREYGHRVEGEGLHLRLQLGEAHRELQSKGGLGASVTHIVEKQLSEHLMQNGNANISPRSESLRHRQILRDMKHLAHGLLIPLDIFRHQHNWLLVQEDVQLSLADRLRHYRVVVRQPPPPALVERLWFDLWALLGAAWRQRGRLLGVYAEGVLPVNVDGGTAVVPPSVLSPPSHREAYREGQREYRSKRMEGSPASGVPADADDCYAFGPITPHRVGIMPSRHYTVRWPLMSILRSLRVRVAGKKPGSESGIRIAMSAGSLGEPKDDHQEESDKCAQTSRGSDFFSPRVSCGSVGGSSQEYPAAFFDLSSEDIETCRVPYLSPECFTQRFRSAGCHSSEPVEVSVSHRFSDDVWNIAVLTIEFMLTNFPLEQSCCHHASYQGFRTSFIFDDIIELLVVYHNIPLRAAQNFVYAALHELSLLVSGVEQVGVDSGEGSVLTPRCLAQQWKDYLSETCSNSTVLREVVTNGLLWLRRERWEVFQTVHSLDDYKEGECGNGSNGCIGGDDNEKNTSSRYGDGAAKRVLDTLVSPYLPLNPALCSAVLREGGEASQGSLSITGSIQQWCEKEDAFWHTQFDDLQSTVQKWRKCIERYTVLGGMSGKGNEARQTVLFKRLVRVVRSVLQLQLEKVKAGDQTKTILLSSDRESRRMQRGEVLSHAVQQELLRGLTERGALFMHILDLVPNQFVPTNSTVAGDDLTRVVPFCGVFMSISHTLSQLEKDMAQLTELSPASTAPFRALDTILGVEYNAARVTHLSACQLNEEADEGKLSMLENVRSVIRQLDLDLKMQVKLVKDMRCLMCTSVPVETRASLVRQYLLRTQAAHGTVEVPIPATLRGEIWAVLLLVSPEPEERASRYFALDTARPTPCNRQLSVDIPRCHQYHPLLASSDGHERMWRIIKAWLLLNPELSYWQGLDSVCAVLLAASFHDEPLVLAQLQELTHNYIPHDLASRETDLPQSMAGKFQLFAVLLRYCDPQLATHLLDTVECGPELFAVGWFLALFAHGLPMAKVFLLWDFLFVYAAVFPHCLAVLCLAVLLQHREQLMSHDFSVCVGALSRARDIEVRIVLYNASLLLRSTPPLVGGPCAPTGQPHSSSNSVPRMRVRTLLQAFRRVPFDETPYGEEWTRNGLFLVDLRETRGGTASLELEGEEQMWSTQRETEERVVGALLFPLVSCQQDGAEIDVMQQELQGRLAVQLASELLSQTRNIALAAVPPVPSSGSRPSAGMRQCEENPAAGTQPEVIARHSECPHIVLFTHSSNLCEVATSELLARELMRCGAPHVSILLGGFVQLKREAADLIVEMVPT
- a CDS encoding RNA editing complex protein, yielding MQLQRLGAPLLKRLVGGCIRQSTAPIMPCVVVSGSGVFLTPVRTYMPLPNDQSDFSPYIEIDLPSESRIQSLHKSGLAAQEWVACEKVHGTNFGIYLINQGDHEVVRFAKRSGIMDPNENFFGYHILIDEFTAQIRILNDLLKQKYGLSRVGRLVLNGELFGAKYKHPLVPKSEKWCTLPNGKTFPIAGVQIQREPFPQYSPELHFFAFDIKYSVSGAEEDFVLLGYDEFVEFSSKVPNLLYARALVRGTLDECLAFDVENFMTPLPALLGLGNYPLEGNLAEGVVIRHVRRGDPAVEKHNVSTIIKLRCSSFMELKHPGKQKELKETFIDTVRSGALRRVRGNVTVISDSMLPQVEAAANDLLLNNVSDGRLSNVLSKIGREPLLSGEVSQVDVVLMLAKDALKDFLKEVDSLVLNTTLAFRKLLITNVYFESKRLVEQKWKELMQEEAAAQSEAIPPLSPAAPTKGE